The stretch of DNA GCATGCTAGAGTGAGATCATGAAACCGATCTACAACGCGGCGGGAGTGCTGGCGCTACTGCTGGGGATCCTCGGACTGTTCCTGCCCCTGCTGCCGACCACGCCCTTCCTGCTGCTGGCCTCCTGGTGCTTCGCACGGGGCTCCGAGCGCCTGCACCGCTGGCTGCTGTCGCACCGCGTGTTCGGCGAATACCTGCGCAATTTCGAGGCCGGCCGCGGCATCCCCTTGAAGGCCAAGATCCTGGCCACAGCCATGCTGTGGGCGTCCCTGCTGATGGCGATGCGCCGCTTCGACAGCCCGGCCATTCCCACCGTGCTGGCCGTGACCGGCGCCTGCGTCAGCATCTACCTGTGGCGCTTCCTCCCTACCCTGCGCCTGGACCGCTCCGCAAAAACCTGAGCCCGTCCGACAGCACGTTGATGACCATGCCCGAGAGCGCCAGGGCCGTTCAGGAACAGCCGCGCTTGAAGCGTCCCTTGCCATCGGCCGGATAGCTCAGCAGGATCGTATCGGCGCGTCCCTCGGGCATCCAGATGAGTTGCACATCGCCGCGGTAGGAAGCGTAGTGGTGCGGGCCGACCTCTTGCAGGTAGACCTGGCGACGGTTGTCGAACGTGGCCAGCACATCGTGCTGGAGGTCGCTCAGTTCCAGGCGACGGCCGTTCGACAAGGCGTAGTGGCCCGCCACTTCGGCGGACAGCTGGGCGCCCGTGGAAACGAAGCCGCCAGAGCCGCCCGCGCCTTCGCGCTGGGCGACCAGCATGACCATGCCTCCCGCGCCGCACTGGGCGGCGGACGCAAGCGGCGCCGCCAGCAGGCAGGCGGCCGCGATGAGCGGATGTAAGCTGCGCATGACACCTCCTCGTGATGAATGAGCTGGCAGCCGCACCATGGCGGCCGTCCTGTCACTCAGACAGCGGAATGGACGGGGAGTGCAAGCTAGGTCACGTCACTGATTGAATGCATTGAGCGCGATCAAACACACGGCAGATTTGAAGAGGTCACGCAAGCTGACGCCGCATTGCCGGCAATTGCGGATAATGGAGGCCTCATCAGCCACGGCGCAATGTATGGAAATCCAGTTCCTCGGCACCTCCTCCGGCGTACCGACCCGGTCGCGCAACATGACGGCGATCGCAATCCGCACGCGCGGCGCCCGGCACTGGTCGCTGGTCGACTGCGCGGAAGGCACGCAGCACCGGCTGCTGCGCTCGAATTTGTCGCCGATGAGCCTGCGCGCGATCTTCATCACCCACCTGCACGGCGACCACTGCTACGGCCTGCCCGGCCTGCTGGCCAGCGCCGGCATGCTGGGCCGCACGGAAGCACTGAGCATCGTCGGCCCGCCGGCCCTGCGCGGGATGATCGAATGCGTCATGGAAGCGACGCAGCTGACCCTGCCCTACCCCATCGACTGGGTGGCGGTCGACGCGCTGGCGCACAGCGACATCCTGCCCGACCTGCGGGCGCACGCCACCAAACTGTCGCACCGGATCGATTCCTGGGCCTACAGCTTCACCGAGGCGGCGGTGGAACGCAAACTCGACATCGGCAAGCTGAAAGCGGGCGGCGTCCCCGCCGGGCCGGCCTGGGGCGAGATCCAGCAGGGGCGCAACCTGGTCCTGCCGGATGGCCGCACCGTGGTGGCCGAGCAATTTTTGCTGCCGCCGCGCAGGTCGCGCAAGGCGATCATTGCGGGCGACAACGATACACCGGAGCTGCTGGCGCTCGAAGCGGCCGGCGCGGACGTGCTGGTGCACGAGGCGACCTATACGGAAGCGATCCTGCACAAGGTGGGGCCGGAGCCGCAGCACAGCTCGGCCGCGATGGTGGCCCGGGTGGCCGAGCAGGCCGGGGTGCCGAACCTGATCCTGACCCACTTCAGCCCGCGCTACCTGGACCCCAAGCAGGGCAAGGCGAATGTCCTGACGCTGGACGACATCGAACGCGAGGCGCGCGAGCATTACACGGGCACGCTGGCGCTGGCGCGCGACTTCGCGCGTTACGAGCTCGGGAAGGATGGCAGCCTGCATCCGCTGCCCTGAGCTCGGGCTACAATCCTTGCATGCCTAAAAAAACGCCCATCTTCCCCGGACCGAATACCGCACGCGGCGCCGTGCTCGCCGTGCTGCTGTCGAACGAAGACCAGTTGGGTAGCGAACCGCTGCGCGGCCGCATCACCCTTGCCGCCATCGTGCGCGCGCTCAAGCGCAAGTACCACTGGCCGATCGAGACCGAAAGCTTTCCTTCCAACAGCGCGGACGGGCGCGCGACCTGGGCGACGGTGTACAGCCTGCCGGCCGAGGTGATCGCGAAAGCCCTCAATGCCGGCGGGCGCGACTGGCTGAAGAGCCGGAAGGCTGGCTCGGCTGGTGATCAAGGAATGTAGCCGGTGGCCCGCGGCGACCTGTGCCGCGACATTCACCAGGCTCAAGCGCCAAAATCACACAAATCTTCAAGGGCCACAATTGATCTTGTAGATATTCTGCGTGATGATGAGACGATCATCCATTGCGAGCGGGGTCCATCATGAAAAGGCCCATCTATAAAGTCTTGTATGTGCAGGTATTGTTCGCGATCATTGTCGGTGTCTTGCTGGGCATCTATGATCCGGGCCTCGCCACCGCGATGAAGCCGCTGGGAGACGGCTTCGTCAAACTGATCAAGATGATCATCGCTCCGGTGATTTTCTGTACCGTCGTCGCGGGCATCGCCGGCATGCAGGACATGAAAAAGGTCGGCCGCGTCGGCGGCAAGGCCCTGATCTACTTCGAGATCGTGTCGACCTTCGCGCTGGCGATCGGCCTGGTCGTCGCCAAGCTGATCCAGCCGGGCGCCGGTTTCAACGTCGACCCGGCCCACCTCGACAGCAGCGCGATCGCGCAGTACACGGACAAGACCAAGTCGCTGTCGACCGTGGACTTCCTGATGAACGTCATCCCGAACACCTTCGTGGACGCGTTCGCCAAGGGCGAGATTCTGCAAGTCCTGCTCATCGCCATCCTGTTCGGCTTTGCGCTGTCGTTCCTGGGTGAGCGCGGCCGTCCGCTGACGCGCTTCATCGAGGACGTCTCGCACGTCATCTTCGGCATCGTGAACATCATCATGAAGGCCGCCCCGATCGGTGCGTTCGGCGCCATGGCCTTCACCATCGGCAAATACGGCGTCAAGTCGCTGATCCCGCTGGCCTCGCTCATCGGCTCGTTCTACCTGACCTGCGCGCTGTTCATCGTGCTGGTGCTGGGCGCCATCGCCCGCGTGATCGGCTTCTCGATCTTCCGCTACCTCGCCTACATCAAGGAAGAACTGCTCATCGTACTGGGCACGAGCTCGTCGGAAAGCGCCCTGCCCGCCCTGATGCGCAAGATGGAAAAGCTGGGCTGCCCGAAATCGGTCGTGGGCCTGGTCGTGCCGACCGGCTACTCGTTCAACCTGGACGGCACCAACATCTACATGACGATGGCCGCCCTGTTCGTTGCGCAAGCCACCAACACCCACCTGACCCTGATGCAGGAACTCACGATCCTGTTCGTCGCGATGCTGACCTCGAAAGGCGCATCGGGCATCACCGGCGCCGGCTTCATCACGCTGGCCGCGACCCTGGCCGTGGTGCCGACGATCCCGGTGGCGGGCATGACCCTGATCCTCGGCATCGACAAGTTCATGAGCGAAGTCCGCGCGCTGACCAACATCATCGGCAACGGTGTCGCCACGATCGTCGTGTCGAAGTGGGAAGGTGAGCTCGACAAGGAGCGCTTGAGCGCCGAGCTGCGCAACCCGAGCCCGGAACTGGAGGACTCGCTGCGCGTTGTCGCGGCGCATGAGACTGCCTGATTTACGAGTGAATTGCCACGCGTTCAGTAGACACGCCTGAGCCTGCCATTGTAGGTTCAAGGAGAAAGTTTGAGCGGCAAGCGGCGTCCCGAAGAGTTCAGGATTGAAGCGCTCAAGCATACAACGCTTACTGCCGTGTGGCCTACCCACGCTACGCGGAATTACAAGCGCAGCACATGCCAAAAAACTAGAGACTTGAAGCGTGTCAATGTCACGCTGTCTCCGAGTTTTACCATCGTTCATTGTCCACACCACACTGCCGCTCGCTTCCCAGCCAACTGGGATAGCGCCAACACCCCAATCAGGAAGCTCCTAATGGACCTGAAGGATATATCACAGGTATTTGACGGCTTGTCTGAAGCAAAACGCCCCATCCGTTTGCGGCTATCGCAAGAGCAGCAGGTACTAGACGATGTCTTGCTGGTCAAACGCATTACGGGAAATGAAACCTTATGCGGCGGACTGGAATACCGGCTTCTATGCGTATCGACACGTTCTGATTTGCCTTTGAAAGAATTCATCGCAGTGCCGGTTGAGCTCCAGTTCGTGACAGACCGCGGGGACGTACGCGCCGTGTGCGGAATAGTCGCGCAAGTGGCTGCCGGCCAGAGTGATGGAGGTCTGGCGACCTATGAGTTGCTGGTGCGCGATGCGTTAGCTCTGATGGAGTATCGCACCAACACCCGCGTCTTCCGCAATCAGAATGAACTGGATATCACCGAAGTCATTCTGCGTGAGTGGCGCCAGAACAATTCAGTGCTGGCCAAAGCGTTTGACGTGGACTGGTCGCATGTAAAGGGCACCTATGCCGCTCGAGAATTCACGATGCAGCACAACGAGTCTGACGCCGCCTTTCTGCGACGGTTATGGAAACGGCGTGGCATCGCGTGGTTCATGCGGCCGGGTCAAGCTAGCCGGATGCGAAGTCAGAACATCCCCGCTCATGCCTTGGTGCTATTCGACGATGTATATGCTCTACCGCAAAATGCCGCTGGCGCCGTGCGCTATCACCGTGATGGGAGCACGGAGGATGCGGACACCGTTACCGCATGGAGTCCGGTGCGCACACTCAAACCGGGCAATGTCGCCCGCCAAAGCTGGGATTACAAGCAAACCCGTCCCATGACCAGTAACGCTCCCTCCCGCGTAAATCAAGGGGTGATGGGCAGCCAGTTCGCGGTCAGCCTCGAGGATTACTTGGTCGACGTGCCGCATGCTGGAAAGGATTACGACGACTACCGGCAACTCGGCGACATACGCATGAAGCGCCATGAGTACGAATCCAAGTGCTTCTATGGCGAAAGCAGTGTGCGCGCCTTATGTATCGGGGAATGGATTGCCCTGACCGGCCATCACGAAATCGACACGCATCCGCCGAAAGAGCGAGAATTCATCGTTACGCGCCTGGAGGTTGATGCAGAAAACAATCTGCCCAAGACCATCGACGAGCAGGTGCAGCGCCTGTTTGCTCTCAACCGCTGGGACGAAAGACCGTCCAGCAGCGCTCTACAGCAAGCCAGCGAGGAACGCGGCATGCGGTACACCAATCGCTTTTCTTGTGTGCGTCGTGGCATTCCGATTGTTCCCGCATTTGACTCCCGTGCCGATTTGCCGCGTCCACAGCTGCAAAGCGCAATTGTGGTCGGGCCGGCCAGCGAAGAAGTGCATTGCGACGAATATGGACGCGTCAAGGTGCGTTTTCCCTGTACCAAGCCAGAAGACCACAAGCATGCGTGAATCGCCCCGGGTTTTGTAGAGGCTCCAATGTTTGAGAAAATGGAGCTATGAAGAAGCAACCCAAGTATTCCCCCGAAGTCATCGAGCGCGCTGTGCGCATGGTCAGCGAGGCTGCCAGCGAGTACGAATCGCAGTGGGCCGCCATCACGTCGATCGCGGCCAAGATTGGCTGCACGCCTGAGACGCTGCGCCGCTGGGTACGCCAGCAGGAGCGCGATACCGGGCAGCGTCCAGGCCCGACCACAGCTGAAGAAGAGCGCATCAAGGCGCTGGAGCGAGAAGTGCGCGAGCTGCG from Massilia varians encodes:
- a CDS encoding YbaN family protein — its product is MKPIYNAAGVLALLLGILGLFLPLLPTTPFLLLASWCFARGSERLHRWLLSHRVFGEYLRNFEAGRGIPLKAKILATAMLWASLLMAMRRFDSPAIPTVLAVTGACVSIYLWRFLPTLRLDRSAKT
- a CDS encoding type VI secretion system Vgr family protein: MDLKDISQVFDGLSEAKRPIRLRLSQEQQVLDDVLLVKRITGNETLCGGLEYRLLCVSTRSDLPLKEFIAVPVELQFVTDRGDVRAVCGIVAQVAAGQSDGGLATYELLVRDALALMEYRTNTRVFRNQNELDITEVILREWRQNNSVLAKAFDVDWSHVKGTYAAREFTMQHNESDAAFLRRLWKRRGIAWFMRPGQASRMRSQNIPAHALVLFDDVYALPQNAAGAVRYHRDGSTEDADTVTAWSPVRTLKPGNVARQSWDYKQTRPMTSNAPSRVNQGVMGSQFAVSLEDYLVDVPHAGKDYDDYRQLGDIRMKRHEYESKCFYGESSVRALCIGEWIALTGHHEIDTHPPKEREFIVTRLEVDAENNLPKTIDEQVQRLFALNRWDERPSSSALQQASEERGMRYTNRFSCVRRGIPIVPAFDSRADLPRPQLQSAIVVGPASEEVHCDEYGRVKVRFPCTKPEDHKHA
- a CDS encoding dicarboxylate/amino acid:cation symporter, with the translated sequence MMKRPIYKVLYVQVLFAIIVGVLLGIYDPGLATAMKPLGDGFVKLIKMIIAPVIFCTVVAGIAGMQDMKKVGRVGGKALIYFEIVSTFALAIGLVVAKLIQPGAGFNVDPAHLDSSAIAQYTDKTKSLSTVDFLMNVIPNTFVDAFAKGEILQVLLIAILFGFALSFLGERGRPLTRFIEDVSHVIFGIVNIIMKAAPIGAFGAMAFTIGKYGVKSLIPLASLIGSFYLTCALFIVLVLGAIARVIGFSIFRYLAYIKEELLIVLGTSSSESALPALMRKMEKLGCPKSVVGLVVPTGYSFNLDGTNIYMTMAALFVAQATNTHLTLMQELTILFVAMLTSKGASGITGAGFITLAATLAVVPTIPVAGMTLILGIDKFMSEVRALTNIIGNGVATIVVSKWEGELDKERLSAELRNPSPELEDSLRVVAAHETA
- a CDS encoding MBL fold metallo-hydrolase, which encodes MEIQFLGTSSGVPTRSRNMTAIAIRTRGARHWSLVDCAEGTQHRLLRSNLSPMSLRAIFITHLHGDHCYGLPGLLASAGMLGRTEALSIVGPPALRGMIECVMEATQLTLPYPIDWVAVDALAHSDILPDLRAHATKLSHRIDSWAYSFTEAAVERKLDIGKLKAGGVPAGPAWGEIQQGRNLVLPDGRTVVAEQFLLPPRRSRKAIIAGDNDTPELLALEAAGADVLVHEATYTEAILHKVGPEPQHSSAAMVARVAEQAGVPNLILTHFSPRYLDPKQGKANVLTLDDIEREAREHYTGTLALARDFARYELGKDGSLHPLP